In Streptomyces canus, one DNA window encodes the following:
- a CDS encoding radical SAM protein — MGSRTALVEDLMERFPQVPREAVFKEDLLRGGVAFDPSALSDNESGEMKPKSYFIFSFDHGTLPELGEAALRRPPEEIILTGGPYDLRRTVVSVRVNPASPYRVAADDSGMLGLYLDGKRIADVGVPPMPEYYRHKLSNGKSVMEVAPTIQWGYLIYLTVFRVCQYFGAKEECQYCDINHNWRQHKAAGRPYTGVKDVDEVLEALEIINRYDTAKVSTAYTLTGGAITSKLQGRDEADFYGMYAKAIEEHFPGRWIGKVVAQALPKDDVQRFKDYGVQIYHPNYEVWDEYLFKMYCPGKERYVGRDEWHKRILDSAEVFGARNVIPNFVAGVEMAEPFGFKTVDEAIASTTEGLRFFMSHGITPRFTTWCPEPTTPLGKANPQGAPLEYHIRLLQAYRRTMDDFGLSSPPGYGPPGPGRAVFSVSSFMDSLPAQEPVEV; from the coding sequence ATGGGCAGCCGTACCGCGCTGGTCGAGGATCTGATGGAGCGGTTTCCGCAGGTGCCGCGGGAAGCCGTCTTCAAAGAGGACCTGCTGCGAGGTGGCGTGGCCTTCGACCCGTCCGCCCTCAGCGACAACGAGTCGGGGGAGATGAAGCCGAAGTCGTACTTCATCTTCTCCTTCGACCACGGCACCCTGCCGGAGCTCGGCGAGGCCGCGCTGCGGCGCCCGCCGGAGGAGATCATCCTCACCGGCGGGCCGTACGACCTCAGGCGGACCGTGGTGTCGGTGCGGGTGAACCCCGCCTCGCCCTACCGCGTGGCGGCCGACGACTCCGGCATGCTCGGGCTCTACCTCGACGGCAAGCGGATCGCCGACGTGGGTGTGCCGCCGATGCCGGAGTACTACCGGCACAAGCTCTCCAACGGGAAGTCCGTGATGGAGGTCGCCCCGACCATCCAGTGGGGCTACCTGATCTATCTGACCGTCTTCCGGGTGTGCCAGTACTTCGGCGCCAAGGAGGAGTGCCAGTACTGCGACATCAACCACAACTGGCGCCAGCACAAGGCGGCGGGGCGGCCGTACACGGGCGTCAAGGACGTGGACGAGGTCCTGGAGGCGCTCGAGATCATCAACCGGTACGACACCGCCAAGGTGTCCACCGCCTACACGCTCACCGGCGGCGCGATCACCTCGAAGCTCCAGGGCCGTGACGAGGCCGACTTCTACGGCATGTACGCGAAGGCCATCGAGGAGCACTTCCCGGGCCGCTGGATCGGCAAGGTCGTCGCGCAGGCGCTGCCGAAGGACGACGTGCAGCGCTTCAAGGACTACGGCGTGCAGATCTACCACCCCAACTACGAGGTGTGGGACGAGTATCTCTTCAAGATGTACTGCCCGGGCAAGGAGCGGTACGTCGGCCGGGACGAGTGGCACAAGCGGATCCTGGACTCGGCGGAGGTCTTCGGCGCGCGCAATGTGATCCCCAATTTCGTGGCGGGCGTGGAGATGGCCGAGCCGTTCGGCTTCAAGACGGTCGACGAGGCCATCGCGTCCACGACGGAGGGCCTGCGCTTCTTCATGTCGCACGGGATCACGCCCCGCTTCACCACGTGGTGCCCCGAGCCCACGACCCCGCTCGGCAAGGCCAACCCGCAGGGCGCGCCGCTGGAGTACCACATCCGGCTGCTCCAGGCCTATCGCCGGACGATGGACGACTTCGGACTGTCCTCGCCCCCCGGCTACGGCCCGCCCGGACCCGGTCGTGCCGTCTTCTCCGTGAGCTCCTTCATGGACAGCCTTCCGGCGCAGGAGCCGGTCGAGGTGTAA
- a CDS encoding pyridoxamine 5'-phosphate oxidase family protein translates to MSPESGPEPRLERLPASLPQTELTRHRRLREQGSLDRADLEAILDAGFVCHLGVVVEGRPLVVPTVYGWDERQLYVHGSVAGRSLAGGTPVCVTVTHVDGLVLARSVFEHGVNYRSAVIHGEARRVTDPQEKLAGLRRLTDHAAPGQWAYARQPSRKELAATTLLAVSLEEASVKIRTGAPDDGEGPDAALGLWAGVLPLTSTWDAPVPDPLLPQETPVPTHIARREGTRHG, encoded by the coding sequence ATGAGCCCCGAATCCGGCCCCGAGCCTCGACTCGAACGCCTCCCCGCCTCCCTCCCGCAGACCGAGCTCACCCGGCATCGCCGCCTGCGCGAGCAGGGCAGTCTGGACCGGGCCGATCTGGAGGCGATCCTCGACGCCGGTTTCGTCTGTCATCTGGGTGTGGTGGTCGAGGGGCGGCCCCTGGTCGTGCCCACGGTGTACGGGTGGGACGAGCGACAGCTGTACGTGCACGGCTCGGTGGCCGGCCGCAGCCTCGCGGGCGGTACGCCGGTCTGTGTCACGGTCACGCACGTCGACGGGCTGGTCCTCGCGCGGTCCGTCTTCGAGCACGGCGTCAACTACCGCAGCGCCGTGATCCACGGTGAGGCCCGCAGGGTGACCGACCCGCAGGAGAAGCTCGCGGGCCTGCGCCGGCTGACTGACCACGCGGCGCCGGGTCAGTGGGCGTACGCCCGGCAGCCGAGCCGCAAGGAACTCGCGGCCACCACCCTGCTGGCCGTCTCCCTCGAGGAGGCTTCCGTCAAGATCCGTACCGGTGCGCCCGACGACGGCGAGGGACCCGACGCGGCGCTGGGGCTGTGGGCCGGTGTGCTTCCGCTCACCTCGACCTGGGACGCGCCTGTTCCCGACCCGCTGCTGCCGCAGGAAACGCCCGTACCCACCCATATAGCTCGCCGTGAGGGGACCCGGCACGGGTGA
- a CDS encoding hydroxyacid dehydrogenase codes for MPERPQALFAMTAENVPLVFPPEVLARLRESVEIDPGLVAEDLTDPALADVLARTEILVTGWGCPRLDAAVLDAAPKLRAVLHSAGSVKGFATPEVWRRGIAVSSAAEANAVPVAEYTLAVILLAGKDVFVRRERLRTEGAPPGWGVVPGIGNHGRRVGVIGASRIGRKVIELLRPFDLSVSLTDPYVDESAASELGVPLLPLDELLRTSEIVTVHAPETPETRHLIGRRELALMPDGAVLVNTARGSLVATDALVAELRSGRLSAVLDVTDPEPLPADSPLHELPGAFVTPHLAGSQGNELARLGLAVAEEAERVVSGARVAFPVTFDALERGA; via the coding sequence TTGCCCGAGCGACCCCAGGCGCTGTTCGCCATGACCGCCGAGAACGTGCCGCTCGTCTTCCCGCCCGAGGTGCTGGCCCGGCTGCGGGAGTCCGTGGAGATCGACCCCGGGCTGGTGGCCGAGGACCTCACCGACCCGGCGCTCGCGGACGTCCTGGCCCGCACCGAGATCCTCGTGACCGGCTGGGGCTGCCCCCGCCTGGACGCGGCCGTCCTCGACGCGGCCCCGAAACTCCGGGCCGTCCTGCATTCGGCCGGCTCGGTCAAGGGCTTCGCCACTCCCGAGGTCTGGCGGCGCGGGATCGCCGTGTCCTCGGCGGCCGAGGCCAACGCGGTGCCCGTCGCCGAGTACACGCTCGCCGTGATCCTGCTCGCCGGCAAGGACGTCTTCGTGCGCCGGGAGCGGTTGCGCACCGAGGGGGCGCCTCCCGGCTGGGGGGTCGTGCCCGGCATCGGCAACCACGGGCGGCGGGTCGGCGTGATCGGGGCGTCCCGGATCGGGCGGAAGGTGATCGAGCTGCTGCGGCCGTTCGACCTCTCGGTGAGTCTGACGGACCCGTACGTCGACGAGAGCGCGGCCTCGGAGCTGGGTGTCCCGCTGCTGCCGCTGGACGAGCTCCTGCGCACCTCGGAGATCGTGACCGTCCACGCCCCGGAGACCCCCGAGACCCGGCATCTCATCGGTCGCCGCGAACTGGCACTGATGCCGGACGGAGCGGTGCTGGTCAACACCGCGCGCGGGTCGCTCGTCGCCACGGACGCCCTCGTCGCGGAACTGCGGTCGGGCCGCCTCTCCGCGGTCCTTGACGTCACCGACCCGGAGCCCCTGCCCGCCGACTCGCCGCTGCACGAGCTCCCGGGTGCCTTCGTCACGCCGCACCTCGCGGGGTCGCAGGGCAACGAACTGGCGCGGCTGGGCCTGGCGGTCGCGGAAGAGGCGGAACGGGTGGTGTCCGGGGCGAGGGTGGCGTTCCCGGTGACGTTCGACGCGCTGGAGCGCGGGGCCTGA
- a CDS encoding D-arabinono-1,4-lactone oxidase, whose protein sequence is MSETITNWAGNITYSARELHRPHSLDHVAALVAGSASVRVLGSGHSFNEIAEPGPEGVLLSIADLPPVIDVDTAARTVRVSGGVRYAELARLVYTHGLALPNMASLPHISVAGSVATGTHGSGVGNGPLSSAVREVELITADGSVLTIGRDDPRFGGAVTSLGALGVVTALTLDLVPSFDVEQYVFTELPLDGLDSATFGTVMGSAYSVSLFTDWRAPGFRQAWVKRRTDQPLADFPWAAPATEKMHPVPGMPAVNCTEQFGVAGPWQDRLPHFRAEFTPSSGAELQSEYLLPREHAVEALHAVDGIRDTVAGVLQTCEVRTVAADEQWLSPCYGRDTVALHFTWIEDTAAVLPVVRRLEEALDAFDARPHWGKVFTTPADLLRERYPRLGDFRKLARELDPEGKFANAFVRTVLSD, encoded by the coding sequence ATGTCGGAGACGATCACCAACTGGGCGGGGAACATCACCTACTCCGCCAGGGAACTGCACCGGCCGCACTCGCTCGACCACGTCGCCGCCCTGGTCGCGGGCAGCGCGAGCGTGCGGGTGCTGGGCAGCGGGCACTCCTTCAACGAGATCGCCGAGCCGGGCCCCGAGGGCGTGCTGCTGTCGATCGCCGACCTGCCGCCGGTGATCGACGTGGACACAGCGGCCCGTACGGTACGGGTCTCGGGCGGCGTCCGCTACGCCGAACTCGCCCGCCTGGTGTACACCCACGGCCTCGCGCTGCCCAACATGGCTTCGCTGCCGCACATTTCCGTGGCCGGCTCGGTGGCGACCGGCACCCACGGCTCGGGCGTGGGCAACGGTCCGCTCTCGTCGGCCGTGCGCGAGGTGGAGCTGATCACGGCGGACGGCTCCGTGCTGACCATCGGCCGGGACGACCCGCGCTTCGGCGGGGCCGTCACCTCGCTGGGCGCGCTCGGTGTCGTCACCGCGCTCACCCTGGACCTCGTGCCCTCCTTCGACGTGGAGCAGTACGTCTTCACCGAACTCCCCCTCGACGGGCTGGACTCGGCGACCTTCGGGACGGTCATGGGATCGGCGTACAGCGTCAGCCTGTTCACCGACTGGCGGGCGCCGGGCTTCCGGCAGGCCTGGGTCAAGCGGCGGACGGACCAGCCGCTCGCCGACTTCCCGTGGGCCGCGCCCGCCACCGAGAAGATGCATCCGGTGCCGGGGATGCCCGCGGTCAACTGCACCGAGCAGTTCGGGGTGGCGGGTCCCTGGCAGGACCGACTGCCGCACTTCCGGGCGGAGTTCACGCCGAGCAGTGGGGCGGAACTCCAGTCGGAGTACCTGCTGCCGCGTGAGCACGCCGTCGAGGCGCTGCACGCGGTGGACGGCATCCGGGACACGGTCGCCGGGGTGCTCCAGACCTGCGAGGTGCGGACGGTGGCCGCCGACGAGCAGTGGCTGAGCCCCTGCTACGGCCGGGACACCGTGGCCCTGCACTTCACCTGGATCGAGGACACCGCGGCCGTCCTGCCGGTGGTGCGCCGGCTGGAGGAGGCGCTGGACGCCTTCGACGCGCGGCCGCACTGGGGAAAGGTGTTCACCACACCCGCGGACCTGCTGCGCGAGCGCTACCCGAGGCTCGGCGACTTCCGCAAGCTGGCGCGTGAGCTGGACCCCGAGGGAAAATTCGCCAACGCCTTCGTCCGGACCGTACTCAGCGACTGA
- a CDS encoding RNA-guided endonuclease TnpB family protein encodes MIRVDTDGRHVTLPRLGTIRTHEPTVKLLARVQAGTARILSATVRHERGRWFVSFQAEVKRDLEPVARPDVAVGIDLGVKSLAVMADSTGEIRTIANPGHHDRARKHLRRASRVVSRRQGPDRRTGQKPSKRWEKANAARNKVHHRVANLRADALHKLTTAVAAEYGTVVVEDLNVAGMLRNRRLARRIADAGFGEIRRQLTYKTRQRHATRTIVADRWYPSSKTCSGCGAVKAKLPLHVRTYRCDACGLVIDRDDNAALNLAALAAAATTGTGVAGDQDTAPAVSKPRGADQKTRTTRPRRKAEAGRAGGATLPHQRQTEARDRTQAEALTFW; translated from the coding sequence GTGATCCGCGTGGACACCGACGGCCGTCACGTCACTCTGCCCCGGCTGGGCACGATCCGCACCCACGAGCCCACCGTGAAGCTCCTCGCCCGCGTCCAGGCCGGGACGGCCCGGATCCTGTCCGCGACCGTGCGGCACGAGCGCGGACGCTGGTTCGTCTCGTTCCAGGCCGAGGTCAAGCGGGACCTCGAACCCGTGGCGCGGCCGGACGTGGCGGTCGGGATCGACCTGGGGGTGAAGTCCCTCGCGGTCATGGCCGACAGCACCGGCGAGATCCGCACCATCGCCAATCCCGGGCACCACGACCGGGCACGCAAGCACCTGCGCCGCGCCTCCCGCGTCGTCTCCCGACGGCAGGGCCCCGACCGGCGGACCGGGCAGAAGCCGTCGAAGCGGTGGGAGAAGGCCAACGCCGCCCGCAACAAGGTGCATCACCGGGTGGCCAACCTTCGCGCGGACGCCCTGCACAAGCTCACCACCGCCGTGGCGGCCGAGTACGGCACGGTCGTGGTCGAAGACCTCAACGTCGCCGGGATGCTCCGCAACCGGCGTCTCGCGCGAAGGATCGCCGACGCCGGGTTCGGGGAGATCCGCCGCCAGCTCACCTACAAGACCCGCCAGCGCCACGCCACCCGCACCATCGTGGCGGACCGCTGGTACCCCTCCTCGAAGACCTGTTCCGGGTGCGGCGCGGTGAAAGCCAAACTGCCGCTGCACGTGAGGACCTACCGGTGCGACGCCTGCGGTCTGGTCATCGACCGGGACGACAACGCCGCACTCAACCTCGCCGCGCTCGCGGCAGCCGCAACAACTGGTACCGGAGTGGCCGGAGACCAGGACACCGCCCCTGCGGTGTCGAAGCCTCGTGGAGCCGACCAGAAGACCCGCACCACCCGCCCCCGCCGCAAGGCGGAGGCGGGGCGGGCAGGTGGCGCAACCCTGCCGCACCAGCGGCAGACGGAAGCGAGAGACCGTACTCAAGCCGAAGCCCTCACGTTCTGGTGA
- a CDS encoding IS607 family transposase: MKLSEWARQQGVSYQTAWRWVKDGKMPVPVRQAPSGTWLVDEVAVQPSGRVVAYCRVSSVDQKADLERQAARVVSGANGLGLAVAEVVTEVGSGLNGRRRKLHRLLSDPQTAVIVVEHRDRLARFGVEHLEAALSASGRRLVVLDPTETADDLVRDITEVLTSLCARRYGRRAAKNRAARAVAVATGEAAE, from the coding sequence GTGAAGCTTTCGGAGTGGGCCCGTCAGCAGGGCGTGAGCTACCAGACCGCCTGGCGGTGGGTGAAGGACGGGAAGATGCCCGTCCCCGTTCGCCAGGCGCCGTCCGGGACGTGGTTGGTCGACGAGGTCGCCGTCCAGCCGTCCGGGCGTGTGGTGGCGTACTGCCGCGTGTCGTCCGTTGACCAGAAAGCCGATCTTGAGCGGCAGGCCGCCCGGGTCGTGTCCGGCGCGAACGGGCTGGGTCTGGCCGTCGCTGAGGTCGTCACCGAGGTGGGATCCGGGTTGAACGGGCGGCGCCGCAAGCTGCACCGGCTGCTGTCCGACCCGCAGACCGCGGTGATCGTGGTCGAGCACCGCGACCGGCTGGCCCGCTTCGGCGTCGAGCACCTGGAGGCCGCGCTGTCGGCGTCCGGGCGGCGCCTGGTCGTCCTCGACCCCACCGAGACCGCCGATGACCTGGTACGCGACATCACCGAGGTGCTCACCTCCCTGTGCGCCCGCCGGTACGGGCGGCGGGCAGCGAAGAACCGGGCCGCCCGCGCGGTGGCCGTAGCGACCGGCGAGGCCGCCGAGTGA